The Rickettsiales bacterium genome has a window encoding:
- a CDS encoding penicillin-binding protein activator, whose translation MTALAVVLSGCTRGKPPAEVVYRSKLPDITGGAMTPIEVRETAQASRPNLMLPKTQVTIGLIVPLTGPQAEIGGQLRDAALMGLYDTIQESPKLDAAATPKLLMRDSGGNAEQTARMTQELIDGGAQLIIGPLVAANVQAAGNVARNNSVPLIAFSNNIKVAQPGVFVYGFVPHQQVKRIADFAADSQIKHYAAIGQQDDYGRMVIRDFSRTLATKKLTVQPVEFFNAGEMPASPVISRIASDAGDVGRERKAVFLPITGKPLSSISLRLMQDIKANNGFLKLLGTGLWDNPQTLQDPGLKGAWFATTSPENAYNYNDRFFSQYGYAPSRISSLAYDAVSMAALNGIGQGPSALTVKALTRKQGYDNPANGRVKFNTSGIVERALAIVEVGNQGFRIIDAPKYSER comes from the coding sequence ATGACTGCCTTAGCGGTCGTGCTTTCGGGTTGTACGCGTGGCAAGCCGCCGGCTGAGGTGGTGTATCGCTCCAAGCTGCCGGATATTACAGGGGGTGCTATGACGCCGATTGAGGTGAGAGAAACCGCCCAAGCGTCTCGTCCGAATCTCATGCTACCCAAGACTCAAGTGACGATTGGCTTGATTGTACCGTTAACAGGTCCGCAAGCAGAGATTGGCGGGCAATTGCGTGATGCTGCACTGATGGGGCTTTATGATACGATTCAAGAATCTCCCAAGCTAGATGCAGCTGCGACACCAAAATTGCTGATGCGCGATAGCGGTGGCAATGCGGAGCAAACCGCAAGAATGACGCAAGAGTTGATTGATGGTGGTGCGCAGTTAATTATTGGCCCATTAGTGGCGGCAAATGTTCAAGCCGCAGGTAATGTGGCGCGCAACAACTCGGTGCCGCTCATTGCTTTTTCCAATAATATCAAAGTCGCGCAACCGGGCGTGTTTGTTTACGGTTTCGTACCGCATCAGCAAGTAAAGCGTATTGCAGATTTTGCGGCAGATAGTCAGATCAAACATTATGCGGCGATCGGCCAGCAAGATGATTATGGCCGCATGGTGATTCGTGATTTTTCAAGAACGCTTGCGACGAAGAAACTAACCGTACAGCCCGTGGAATTCTTTAATGCGGGAGAGATGCCAGCGTCGCCCGTCATTTCGCGTATTGCGAGCGATGCTGGGGATGTAGGGCGTGAGCGTAAGGCGGTATTTCTGCCCATTACCGGTAAGCCGCTTTCCTCAATTTCTCTGCGTTTGATGCAAGATATTAAAGCCAATAATGGTTTCCTTAAATTGCTCGGAACGGGGTTATGGGATAATCCGCAAACCTTGCAAGATCCTGGTTTAAAAGGTGCGTGGTTCGCCACGACTTCGCCTGAAAATGCCTATAACTATAATGATCGTTTCTTTAGCCAATATGGCTATGCGCCTTCACGTATTTCGAGCTTGGCTTACGATGCGGTGAGCATGGCAGCGCTTAATGGTATTGGGCAAGGGCCTTCTGCCTTGACCGTCAAGGCACTCACCCGCAAACAGGGGTACGATAACCCAGCCAATGGCCGTGTGAAGTTTAATACAAGTGGCATCGTCGAGCGTGCCTTAGCTATTGTCGAAGTCGGCAACCAAGGCTTCCGCATTATCGACGCTCCAAAATATTCAGAGCGTTAA
- a CDS encoding BON domain-containing protein → MRLLPLIAISSSLLILASCSPISTTISTLSRGARVASQDRSIGMAVDDLTIETTINHRFFRTDVNDLFKNVDTDVIEGRVFLTGNVNNHISMVRAVDHAWEVKGVREVINEIQVENKSDITDAAQDIWIELQAEGELLITEGVQSTNYNVECVNSVVTLMGIAQSEQELSLVTNLVSRTAGVTKVVSHVIMKDDPRRIIPKSEKPVTHYE, encoded by the coding sequence ATGCGCCTATTACCACTCATCGCTATCAGCAGCAGCCTGCTTATACTCGCCAGCTGCAGCCCCATTTCCACCACCATCAGCACCCTTAGCCGTGGCGCGCGTGTTGCTTCGCAAGATCGTTCCATTGGTATGGCGGTTGATGATCTCACGATTGAAACTACCATCAACCACCGCTTCTTCCGCACGGACGTAAACGACCTTTTCAAGAATGTGGATACCGATGTGATTGAGGGGCGTGTCTTTTTAACTGGCAACGTGAATAACCATATCAGCATGGTACGTGCGGTTGACCACGCCTGGGAAGTCAAAGGTGTGCGCGAAGTCATCAACGAAATTCAAGTGGAGAATAAATCTGACATTACCGATGCCGCACAAGATATCTGGATTGAGCTGCAGGCTGAAGGCGAGCTACTCATCACCGAAGGCGTCCAATCCACCAACTATAATGTTGAGTGCGTTAATAGTGTCGTTACGCTGATGGGAATCGCTCAGAGTGAACAGGAGCTCTCTTTAGTCACCAATCTTGTTAGCCGCACAGCGGGCGTGACGAAAGTCGTCAGCCATGTGATCATGAAAGATGACCCACGCCGTATTATCCCCAAATCAGAAAAGCCAGTAACTCACTATGAATAA
- the rsmI gene encoding 16S rRNA (cytidine(1402)-2'-O)-methyltransferase codes for MSEHKAKFGELFIVATPIGNLGDISLRALEVLKSADTIYCEDTRHSRKLLDRHGISTHLQAYHEHNAEKVRPIILRKLDDGKKLALISDAGTPLISDPGYKLVSETRDAGITVTPIPGACAAITALSAAGLPSNQFFFAGFLPPKQQARCKALTNLTHIPGTLIFYESPKRLSKMLIDAAECLGPEREAVIGRELTKQFEEFRKGSLGTLAAEYTAEDNPKGEIVVLIGTAPASDKAWNDEAVIALLRRALQDSSIKQAAADVAEHTGLAKRDCYQLALGLKD; via the coding sequence ATGAGCGAACATAAAGCAAAATTTGGAGAATTATTTATCGTGGCGACGCCAATCGGCAATCTCGGCGATATTAGTTTACGTGCATTAGAGGTATTAAAATCCGCTGATACGATCTATTGCGAGGATACCCGCCATAGCCGAAAATTGCTAGATCGCCACGGTATCAGCACCCATCTGCAGGCCTATCACGAACATAATGCGGAAAAAGTTCGTCCAATCATTTTGCGGAAACTAGATGATGGCAAAAAGCTCGCGCTTATTTCCGATGCGGGCACGCCACTTATCTCCGACCCCGGTTATAAATTGGTGAGCGAGACACGTGACGCAGGCATTACCGTAACGCCCATTCCCGGCGCATGTGCGGCCATCACGGCGCTATCGGCTGCAGGATTACCCTCGAATCAGTTTTTCTTCGCCGGCTTTTTACCACCCAAACAGCAAGCCCGTTGCAAAGCACTGACCAACCTCACCCACATCCCCGGCACGTTGATTTTTTATGAATCCCCCAAACGATTGAGTAAAATGCTCATCGATGCCGCAGAATGTTTAGGCCCTGAGCGTGAAGCCGTGATTGGCCGTGAACTCACCAAGCAATTTGAAGAATTCCGCAAAGGGTCGTTAGGCACGCTAGCGGCTGAATATACAGCCGAAGACAATCCGAAAGGCGAAATTGTCGTTCTGATTGGTACTGCCCCCGCTTCGGATAAAGCGTGGAATGATGAAGCGGTTATCGCTTTGTTGCGCCGGGCATTGCAAGATAGCTCCATCAAACAAGCCGCCGCTGACGTGGCCGAACATACTGGCCTCGCCAAACGTGACTGCTATCAATTGGCACTTGGTTTAAAAGACTAA
- the hisS gene encoding histidine--tRNA ligase: MSKTLQPVRGTHDILPEESRKRRFITDTAFGIAERYGYGEVSTPIFEFSDVFHRTLGDSSDVVSKETYSFEDRGGESLTLRPEFTAGVVRAFLSNGLQQNLPCRFAYHGPAFRYERPQKGRQRQFHQVGMECIGVADPLADIEAIALAWDVLNALDLGDAVVLELNSLGDAKSRAAYREALVAYFTKHQDKLSADSQTRLVKNPLRILDSKNEGDRALIADAPQMQDSFTDEAKGFFAKVTAGLEALGIPYAHNQRLVRGLDYYTHTVFEFTCDRLGAQGTLLAGGRYDGLVEMMGGQPTAGVGWAAGMERLLIAMEMEVPQAARPVALVPLGEAAQARAIPLAHELRKAGVSVTQEASGNMGKRMKKADKANAKVVIIFGDDELTSGKAQVKSLDSGEQSEVSFDQLVTVLG, encoded by the coding sequence ATGAGTAAAACTTTGCAGCCGGTGCGTGGCACCCACGATATTCTACCTGAAGAATCACGTAAGCGTCGGTTCATTACCGACACCGCGTTTGGAATCGCTGAGCGTTATGGTTACGGCGAGGTCTCGACACCGATTTTTGAGTTTTCAGACGTGTTCCATCGTACGCTAGGTGATAGCTCCGATGTGGTTTCAAAAGAGACGTACAGCTTTGAAGATCGCGGTGGCGAGTCCCTGACCTTGCGTCCTGAATTTACGGCTGGAGTTGTGCGTGCATTTCTCTCAAACGGTTTGCAGCAAAATCTACCGTGTCGCTTTGCCTATCACGGTCCTGCCTTCCGCTATGAGCGTCCGCAGAAAGGCCGTCAACGCCAGTTCCATCAAGTAGGCATGGAGTGTATCGGCGTTGCAGATCCGCTAGCCGATATCGAAGCGATCGCGCTTGCATGGGATGTTTTAAATGCGCTCGATTTGGGCGATGCAGTGGTGCTTGAACTTAACTCTTTGGGCGATGCAAAAAGCCGTGCAGCGTATCGCGAGGCGCTTGTCGCTTATTTCACGAAGCATCAGGATAAGCTCTCTGCAGATAGCCAAACTCGCTTGGTGAAAAACCCGTTACGTATTCTGGATTCCAAAAATGAGGGCGACCGCGCGCTCATCGCCGATGCACCGCAAATGCAGGATAGCTTCACCGATGAGGCTAAAGGCTTCTTCGCCAAAGTCACGGCAGGGTTAGAGGCATTAGGCATTCCCTACGCCCATAACCAGCGTCTCGTGCGCGGGTTAGATTACTATACTCACACCGTATTCGAATTCACCTGCGACCGTCTCGGTGCGCAAGGCACGTTGTTGGCCGGTGGCCGTTACGATGGCTTGGTTGAGATGATGGGCGGGCAACCCACGGCGGGTGTAGGCTGGGCAGCCGGTATGGAGCGCCTGTTAATCGCCATGGAAATGGAAGTACCGCAAGCCGCACGCCCTGTGGCGTTAGTGCCGCTAGGAGAGGCCGCCCAAGCGCGCGCTATCCCGCTGGCGCATGAATTACGCAAGGCGGGAGTTTCCGTCACTCAAGAAGCCTCAGGTAATATGGGCAAGCGCATGAAAAAGGCCGATAAAGCTAATGCCAAGGTCGTCATCATCTTTGGCGATGACGAATTAACATCTGGTAAGGCGCAGGTAAAAAGCCTTGATTCCGGCGAGCAGTCAGAAGTGAGTTTTGACCAACTTGTGACGGTCCTTGGCTAA
- a CDS encoding YraN family protein, whose translation MRQPHQTGKLAEWICILRLWLSAWRILAIRWRCPSGEIDLIASRGKLVTFIEVKARKSHDDAIASISATQQQRITRAASLWVAKNPQYAGHDLRFDVMSVSIWPWPKRHANAF comes from the coding sequence ATGCGTCAACCTCACCAAACGGGAAAGCTCGCGGAATGGATTTGCATCCTGCGCTTATGGCTTTCAGCTTGGCGAATTTTAGCGATACGTTGGCGCTGCCCTTCGGGCGAGATTGATCTGATCGCCTCGCGCGGTAAGCTTGTCACCTTCATCGAAGTCAAAGCGCGCAAAAGCCATGATGACGCGATTGCCTCCATTTCTGCGACGCAGCAGCAACGCATTACCCGCGCCGCATCACTTTGGGTAGCGAAAAACCCGCAATATGCTGGTCACGATTTGCGCTTCGATGTAATGTCGGTTTCGATATGGCCTTGGCCTAAACGCCATGCCAATGCCTTTTGA
- the hemW gene encoding radical SAM family heme chaperone HemW, translated as MSKNASHALYIHWPFCKKKCPYCDFNSHVREVVDESAWHDALLAELRWYHDKADKRPLSSIFFGGGTPSLMPPSIAEALILEAEKLFGFAPDIEITLEANPTSTENAKLQDLRSAGVNRLSTGIQSLHPQALKFLGREHSVDEALQALEMAARIFPRYSFDLIYALPDQRLSDWETELQQALTYAGDHLSLYQLTIEAGTQFFHHHKSGKLIMPEEELAAEFYEATQAIMEAHHMPAYEISNHAKAGGNAKHNVHIWRGRSYLGIGPGAHGRMDAADGNCYATYNLRSPEAWIAQESHGNEVMEKVNASDRQQEQILMGLRLRAGLQIDTSRWPTTYLEALREEGLIEFNTQQLIPTKNGRMVLNRLTEGLVENLR; from the coding sequence ATGTCCAAAAATGCTAGTCATGCACTCTATATCCATTGGCCCTTTTGCAAGAAAAAGTGTCCTTACTGCGACTTTAACAGCCATGTTCGTGAAGTTGTTGATGAATCTGCATGGCATGACGCTTTATTAGCGGAGTTGCGCTGGTATCACGACAAAGCGGATAAACGCCCCCTCTCCAGCATCTTTTTCGGCGGCGGAACCCCCTCACTGATGCCGCCTTCCATTGCAGAAGCATTGATTCTGGAAGCGGAAAAACTGTTCGGATTTGCTCCTGATATTGAAATCACCCTAGAGGCCAACCCGACTTCAACCGAGAATGCCAAGCTACAGGACTTACGATCTGCTGGCGTGAATCGCCTTTCGACCGGCATCCAATCACTCCACCCGCAAGCGTTGAAGTTTTTGGGACGTGAACATAGTGTGGATGAAGCACTCCAAGCGCTTGAGATGGCCGCGCGTATCTTCCCACGCTACAGCTTCGATTTAATCTATGCCCTGCCCGATCAACGCTTAAGTGATTGGGAAACCGAATTGCAGCAAGCGCTGACTTACGCCGGCGATCATCTATCGCTCTACCAATTAACAATTGAGGCCGGTACGCAATTTTTCCATCATCACAAATCAGGAAAATTGATTATGCCGGAAGAAGAACTGGCAGCCGAGTTTTACGAAGCAACGCAAGCGATAATGGAAGCGCATCACATGCCCGCTTATGAGATTTCCAATCACGCCAAAGCGGGCGGCAACGCGAAGCATAACGTGCATATCTGGCGAGGACGGAGCTATTTAGGTATCGGCCCCGGCGCGCATGGACGCATGGACGCCGCTGATGGAAATTGCTACGCAACCTATAACCTACGCAGCCCTGAGGCGTGGATCGCGCAAGAAAGTCACGGCAATGAAGTGATGGAGAAAGTGAACGCCAGTGACCGCCAACAAGAACAAATTCTCATGGGACTACGCCTACGCGCAGGCCTGCAGATAGACACAAGCCGCTGGCCAACGACCTATTTAGAGGCATTACGCGAAGAAGGGTTGATAGAGTTTAATACACAGCAACTCATCCCGACAAAGAACGGACGCATGGTGCTGAATCGCCTGACCGAGGGGTTGGTGGAGAATTTAAGGTAA
- the rpe gene encoding ribulose-phosphate 3-epimerase — MSSVKISPSILSADFAKLGDELRAIDEAGADMIHIDVMDGHFVPNITMGPPIIKALRPHTKKPFDVHLMIDPVDMLIPEFCDAGADILTIHVEAGVHVHRSLQMIRNLGVKPGITLVPSTPIEVISELIPYVDLILVMSVNPGFGGQKFIMSQLEKIRKIRSMIEASGRDIMLEVDGGVTPNNCAQVIEAGADVLVAGSAVFKSDAGYAGAIKALRG; from the coding sequence ATGTCATCTGTGAAAATTTCTCCTTCCATCCTGTCAGCGGATTTTGCCAAGCTTGGTGATGAGTTGCGCGCGATTGATGAGGCGGGCGCAGATATGATTCATATCGATGTGATGGATGGTCATTTTGTGCCTAATATCACCATGGGCCCGCCAATCATTAAGGCGCTTCGCCCGCATACGAAAAAGCCATTTGATGTGCATTTGATGATCGATCCTGTGGATATGCTGATTCCAGAATTTTGCGACGCGGGGGCTGATATCCTGACCATTCATGTGGAGGCAGGGGTGCATGTGCATCGTAGCTTGCAAATGATTCGTAATTTGGGGGTGAAGCCGGGCATTACGCTCGTGCCATCCACTCCGATAGAGGTAATTTCGGAATTGATTCCCTATGTGGATTTGATTCTGGTGATGTCGGTGAATCCAGGGTTTGGCGGACAGAAATTTATCATGTCGCAGCTTGAGAAGATCCGTAAAATCCGTAGCATGATTGAGGCCTCAGGCCGTGATATCATGCTGGAAGTCGATGGCGGGGTAACTCCTAATAATTGCGCGCAAGTGATTGAGGCTGGTGCCGATGTGTTGGTAGCTGGCTCTGCCGTATTTAAAAGCGATGCTGGCTATGCTGGTGCCATTAAAGCGTTGCGGGGGTAG
- a CDS encoding heparinase II/III family protein: protein MTAEIISSKGKNFSRILRKNTRELRFLSNLIKLRLRLWLTPVCPLSLAMYQEYPRDPWKPEKIRGDAFMSGEFCEGMGGTPFEHDFWKCVRDLPLNWQRRMYEFQWLRDLSVVEDKHKASEFARQLVDEWGEQAELHGAIGRQVTTRAERLAYCFSYHDLLARGASLTWLKKQQNYYFKELLMLGDILRRKEHYIGFSGLKALLFASMLFPSMSFLMRPVNRMMHRAMKTRFFEDGGHRTRSPEFQRWDVATLLETRAAMKHRHIPITPEFDAMLQRGLDALAGLAHGDGKVACFHNSIEEPVNLLMSLWQEWRKSKPLPQKILPDMGYVHLKRKDSTFVFDVGYRPMTSIHHYAGALAFEFSRIGARMVVNCGAYRGEDEVWKKVSYRTAAHSTLSLDQYDAWGKGQCEESFKAGHCSVEEGESDIRVMADHYGYADRLGYVHEREVALSEDGKILTGRDSLRPVVKHLVFAREKAQKMHLRFHLHPSVTVEKMAPQAITLKLKNGEFWNFTVDDADVVPLVEESIYLGENGLPQTSFQLVISAILADAEEEKSFSWKFEWNKS from the coding sequence ATGACGGCGGAGATTATTTCTTCCAAAGGAAAGAATTTTTCCCGCATTCTGCGTAAGAATACTCGCGAGTTACGTTTTCTATCCAACTTAATTAAATTGAGGTTGCGCTTGTGGCTAACGCCTGTTTGTCCGCTTTCGTTAGCGATGTATCAGGAATATCCACGCGACCCTTGGAAGCCAGAGAAGATTCGCGGAGACGCCTTCATGAGTGGCGAATTTTGTGAGGGCATGGGCGGCACACCGTTTGAGCATGATTTCTGGAAATGCGTGCGTGATCTGCCGCTCAATTGGCAGCGCCGGATGTATGAATTTCAGTGGCTCAGAGATTTATCTGTGGTTGAAGATAAGCATAAAGCCTCTGAGTTTGCGCGTCAGCTCGTGGATGAATGGGGTGAGCAAGCAGAGCTGCATGGCGCTATCGGCCGACAAGTGACAACCCGTGCAGAGCGGCTGGCTTATTGCTTTTCCTATCATGATTTGCTGGCTCGCGGAGCCTCACTTACTTGGTTGAAGAAGCAGCAAAATTATTATTTCAAAGAACTGCTGATGCTGGGTGATATTTTGCGCCGTAAGGAGCATTACATTGGCTTTAGTGGGTTGAAGGCTTTGCTCTTTGCGAGCATGCTGTTTCCGTCCATGTCATTTCTAATGCGTCCTGTGAATCGTATGATGCATCGGGCGATGAAGACTCGTTTCTTCGAGGATGGCGGGCACCGCACTCGCAGTCCTGAGTTTCAGCGCTGGGATGTCGCGACATTACTGGAGACGCGTGCAGCGATGAAGCATCGCCATATTCCGATCACTCCTGAATTTGATGCAATGCTGCAGCGAGGCTTAGATGCACTCGCGGGGCTTGCCCATGGTGACGGTAAGGTTGCGTGTTTCCATAACTCTATTGAGGAGCCGGTTAATCTTCTGATGAGTCTTTGGCAGGAGTGGCGCAAATCTAAACCGTTACCGCAAAAGATTTTGCCTGATATGGGCTATGTGCATTTGAAACGTAAGGATTCCACCTTTGTGTTCGATGTAGGCTATCGCCCTATGACAAGTATCCATCATTATGCTGGTGCTTTGGCATTCGAATTTAGCCGTATAGGCGCGCGGATGGTGGTTAATTGTGGTGCATACCGTGGTGAAGACGAAGTGTGGAAGAAGGTGAGTTACCGCACGGCGGCCCACTCAACATTGTCGCTTGATCAGTATGATGCTTGGGGTAAAGGTCAGTGCGAGGAATCCTTTAAAGCGGGGCATTGCTCGGTTGAGGAGGGGGAGAGTGATATTCGTGTGATGGCCGATCATTACGGCTATGCAGACCGCCTAGGCTACGTGCATGAGCGCGAAGTGGCTCTTTCAGAGGATGGTAAAATCTTAACAGGGCGTGATAGTTTGCGACCTGTTGTTAAGCATCTTGTATTCGCTCGAGAGAAGGCCCAGAAGATGCATCTTCGGTTCCATCTTCATCCTTCCGTCACGGTAGAGAAAATGGCGCCTCAGGCGATTACTCTGAAGCTCAAGAATGGTGAGTTCTGGAACTTTACCGTCGATGATGCAGATGTCGTGCCTTTGGTCGAAGAGAGTATTTATCTTGGCGAAAATGGTTTGCCACAGACGAGTTTCCAGCTCGTCATTAGTGCTATTCTTGCGGATGCAGAGGAAGAAAAGAGCTTTTCTTGGAAGTTTGAGTGGAATAAGAGCTAG